A genomic region of Geitlerinema sp. PCC 9228 contains the following coding sequences:
- the nadA gene encoding quinolinate synthase NadA, translating into MFLTANKSIESSATNAIPNDLFGAIEDLKQELNAVVLAHYYQEGDIQDIADFIGDSLQLARQAASTSADVIVFAGVHFMAETAKILNPDKQVLLPDLEAGCSLADTCPPDEFAQFKEAYPDHMVISYINCSAAIKAMSDLICTSSNAVKLVQQIPPEQPIIFAPDRNLGRYVIQQTGRDMVLWQGSCIVHENFSEKKLIQLQVEHPEAEIIAHPECEEPVLRHANFIGSTAALLKHVRQSDRSSFIVATEPGIIHQMQKQVPGKEYIPAPASGTCACNECPHMRLNTLEKLYLAMKNRTPEITMSEEVRTAAWQPIQRMLEMSK; encoded by the coding sequence GTGTTTCTAACCGCAAACAAGTCTATTGAATCGTCCGCTACCAATGCCATTCCCAACGACCTGTTCGGGGCGATTGAAGACCTCAAACAGGAACTAAACGCCGTTGTTTTGGCGCACTACTATCAAGAAGGAGATATCCAAGATATTGCTGATTTTATCGGCGATTCCCTACAACTGGCCCGCCAAGCCGCCAGTACCAGCGCCGATGTCATTGTCTTTGCCGGGGTTCACTTCATGGCGGAAACCGCCAAAATTCTCAATCCCGACAAACAGGTTTTGCTGCCGGATTTGGAAGCTGGCTGTTCCCTGGCAGACACTTGCCCTCCCGATGAGTTTGCCCAGTTTAAGGAAGCTTATCCCGACCACATGGTCATTTCTTACATTAACTGTTCGGCAGCCATCAAGGCCATGAGCGATTTAATCTGCACCAGTTCCAATGCGGTAAAATTGGTACAGCAGATTCCGCCGGAACAGCCGATTATTTTTGCCCCCGATCGCAATTTGGGTCGCTACGTTATCCAACAAACTGGTCGGGATATGGTTTTGTGGCAGGGAAGTTGCATCGTTCACGAGAACTTTTCCGAGAAAAAACTGATACAGCTGCAAGTGGAACATCCGGAAGCGGAAATTATTGCCCATCCGGAGTGCGAAGAACCGGTTCTGCGTCATGCCAACTTCATTGGTTCCACAGCCGCTTTGTTAAAACACGTCCGTCAAAGCGATCGCAGTTCTTTCATCGTGGCTACCGAACCGGGCATTATCCATCAAATGCAGAAACAAGTTCCCGGCAAAGAATACATTCCTGCCCCAGCCAGCGGCACTTGCGCTTGCAATGAGTGCCCTCACATGCGCCTGAACACGCTAGAAAAACTCTACCTGGCCATGAAAAACCGCACGCCGGAAATCACCATGTCGGAAGAGGTGCGTACCGCTGCTTGGCAACCCATCCAGCGTATGTTAGAAATGAGTAAGTAA
- a CDS encoding anthranilate phosphoribosyltransferase family protein produces the protein MSATFRELLKKIGSGTHTGDNLTREEATLATRLMLQQEATPAQIGAFAIAHRIKRPIPEELAGMLDAYDELGPKIPALSDAHDYPVTVIGVPYDGRSRTTPVTAITAVILATAGVPVLLHGGDVMPTKYGLPLVKIWQQLGMDFTTLEVEQIHQVMDQTGLGFLYLPKHFPLAHNLVPYREQIGKRPPLATIELIWFPYAGAGNAIAGFVHPPTEGYFRETYQLRQATHPQIHRLTTVKGLEGSIDLARNRTAIIGICQSDGDPSWRRLNVYPRECGVSGSDVSFDSPWSALQLIEATLHGEPTPLVPAAIYNSGFYLWHCGVCADLASGVEQAKDMLAVGKVADQQQQIAQAIAAQRKK, from the coding sequence ATGAGCGCAACATTCCGAGAATTGCTTAAAAAAATTGGCAGCGGTACCCACACCGGCGACAATTTAACCCGCGAAGAAGCCACCCTGGCTACCCGTTTGATGCTGCAACAAGAAGCCACACCAGCGCAAATTGGGGCTTTTGCGATCGCGCATCGTATCAAACGCCCCATCCCCGAAGAACTGGCGGGGATGTTGGATGCTTATGATGAATTGGGTCCCAAAATTCCGGCTTTGTCGGATGCCCACGACTATCCGGTAACGGTTATTGGGGTTCCTTACGACGGGCGATCGCGTACAACGCCAGTGACAGCAATTACCGCTGTTATTCTAGCAACCGCAGGCGTTCCCGTGTTGCTCCACGGCGGCGATGTCATGCCCACCAAATATGGATTGCCCCTGGTGAAGATTTGGCAACAATTGGGCATGGATTTTACCACCCTAGAAGTGGAACAAATTCACCAAGTTATGGACCAAACGGGGTTGGGCTTTCTTTATTTACCCAAACATTTCCCCCTCGCCCACAATTTGGTTCCCTATCGCGAACAAATTGGCAAACGCCCGCCTCTGGCCACGATAGAATTAATTTGGTTTCCCTATGCTGGTGCCGGCAATGCGATCGCGGGATTTGTTCATCCTCCCACAGAAGGGTATTTCCGGGAAACCTACCAACTGCGGCAAGCCACCCATCCCCAAATCCATCGCCTCACCACCGTCAAGGGATTGGAAGGGAGTATTGATTTGGCGCGCAATCGTACGGCAATTATTGGAATTTGTCAAAGCGACGGCGACCCCAGCTGGCGGCGTTTGAATGTGTATCCTAGAGAATGCGGGGTTTCCGGCAGCGATGTGTCTTTCGATTCTCCGTGGTCGGCTTTGCAGCTAATCGAAGCAACTTTACACGGCGAACCCACGCCATTGGTACCAGCAGCGATTTACAATAGTGGGTTTTATTTGTGGCACTGCGGTGTTTGTGCGGATTTGGCTTCTGGGGTGGAACAGGCGAAAGATATGCTAGCGGTAGGAAAAGTGGCTGACCAGCAACAACAAATTGCCCAAGCGATCGCGGCACAAAGGAAAAAATAA
- a CDS encoding LysR family transcriptional regulator produces MRIEQLQAFLAVVDTGNFGQAARDRGVTQSTISRQIQALETDLGAPLFHRHTQAQLTVAGERCLPRARKICQEWQNLTQDVQELMAGKQSDLCVAAIHSVCSYLLPPILQKFCRTHPQVQLRVTALGSDRALKVLRDGLVDVAVVMNNPAFTASADMVSEILYEEAIEVLMAADHPLSKCYSLTAAEIARYPQITFKDGYGMQRLTQNWFATAGVTPHIAMELNTLDAFRGTIRQGECLALLPQSALTEIPQDPTLVTREIAAVNGQPPLQRQVILATTSDRLYIPPIQAFYELVCSFYSSDSPTATQQPPSHERNIPRIA; encoded by the coding sequence ATGCGCATCGAGCAATTGCAAGCTTTCTTAGCCGTCGTTGACACCGGAAATTTTGGACAAGCAGCACGCGATCGCGGGGTCACGCAATCCACCATCAGCCGCCAAATTCAGGCCTTGGAAACCGATCTCGGTGCGCCTTTGTTCCATCGACATACCCAAGCACAGCTAACCGTGGCGGGAGAGCGTTGTTTGCCCCGGGCGCGGAAAATATGTCAGGAATGGCAAAATTTAACCCAAGATGTGCAAGAATTGATGGCTGGCAAACAATCGGACCTGTGCGTTGCCGCCATTCATTCGGTTTGTTCCTATTTGCTACCACCCATATTGCAGAAATTTTGCCGTACCCATCCCCAGGTACAATTGCGGGTAACGGCTTTGGGAAGCGATCGCGCGTTGAAAGTATTGCGAGATGGGTTGGTCGATGTGGCTGTAGTTATGAACAATCCTGCCTTTACCGCCAGTGCCGATATGGTTTCGGAAATTCTCTACGAAGAAGCGATTGAAGTGCTTATGGCAGCCGACCATCCCCTCAGCAAATGCTATTCCCTAACCGCCGCAGAAATTGCTCGCTACCCGCAAATTACCTTTAAAGATGGCTACGGCATGCAGCGACTAACCCAAAATTGGTTTGCCACCGCTGGCGTTACCCCCCATATTGCCATGGAATTGAATACTTTAGATGCTTTTCGCGGTACCATTCGCCAAGGAGAATGTTTGGCGTTGTTGCCCCAATCGGCATTGACAGAAATCCCCCAAGACCCCACCCTGGTTACCCGAGAAATTGCCGCCGTTAACGGTCAGCCTCCCTTGCAGCGTCAAGTTATCCTGGCCACTACTAGCGATCGCTTGTACATTCCTCCCATTCAAGCATTTTACGAACTGGTTTGTTCCTTTTATTCATCCGACTCCCCAACAGCAACGCAACAACCACCTTCCCATGAGCGCAACATTCCGAGAATTGCTTAA
- a CDS encoding HEAT repeat domain-containing protein → MVAANHLDRKTAWHRLQSGDFQQRWEAAKWFCRQGKDIVWPCIDLANDENADWETRWFAIWILGQLDNPEVAIALTRLTQNSDEDLAQHAAHALSSYRSEARIVAMQDLLQQPGTKFLATQTLATIRHTATIPLLLSVVDDEMPEIRAMALEALSSFNDSRLPPIFQRLLADSHAKVRQAAISGIAASHTRQQIDDATTVLMPLLQDEHPTVASHAAKALEKIASPQAADALVNRLRNSTLPASLQIDIARALAAIETETAVTGLGDYLQNAASIPVCREIAHLLGRLRNECQKDRATQYLLAFLQQQSEPSCQPQVQQAVAMALGKLGRSTARTTLEQMTDAAVPAVAFHARYAWENLPR, encoded by the coding sequence ATGGTAGCCGCAAACCATCTAGACCGCAAAACCGCTTGGCATAGATTACAATCCGGTGATTTCCAGCAGCGTTGGGAAGCAGCCAAATGGTTCTGCCGACAAGGCAAAGATATCGTGTGGCCTTGCATCGATCTGGCGAACGACGAAAACGCCGATTGGGAAACCCGCTGGTTTGCCATTTGGATCTTAGGACAATTGGACAATCCAGAAGTAGCGATCGCTTTAACCAGGCTAACGCAAAACAGCGATGAAGACCTCGCCCAACACGCCGCCCACGCACTTTCCTCCTATCGCAGCGAAGCCCGCATTGTCGCTATGCAAGACTTATTGCAGCAGCCAGGCACCAAATTTTTAGCCACGCAAACCCTCGCCACCATACGTCACACCGCCACCATTCCCTTACTGCTATCCGTGGTAGACGACGAAATGCCGGAAATTCGAGCTATGGCTTTGGAAGCCCTCAGTAGTTTCAACGATAGCCGCCTGCCCCCCATTTTCCAACGTTTGCTTGCCGATTCCCATGCCAAAGTGCGTCAAGCAGCCATTTCCGGTATCGCAGCCAGCCACACGCGCCAGCAAATCGACGATGCCACCACCGTTCTCATGCCCTTACTCCAAGATGAACATCCAACGGTTGCCTCCCATGCCGCCAAAGCTTTGGAAAAAATCGCTTCTCCCCAAGCTGCTGATGCCTTGGTCAATCGCTTGAGAAATTCTACCCTTCCCGCATCCTTGCAGATTGACATCGCTAGAGCTTTGGCAGCCATCGAAACCGAAACGGCAGTGACTGGTTTGGGAGATTATTTACAAAATGCTGCTTCTATTCCTGTATGCCGGGAAATTGCTCATCTGTTGGGGCGTTTGCGCAATGAGTGCCAAAAAGACCGGGCAACCCAATATTTACTCGCCTTTCTCCAGCAACAAAGCGAACCCTCCTGCCAGCCACAGGTACAACAAGCTGTTGCCATGGCGTTGGGAAAATTGGGTCGTTCCACAGCGCGTACGACGTTAGAACAAATGACCGATGCTGCCGTGCCTGCGGTGGCATTCCACGCCCGCTACGCTTGGGAAAATTTGCCCCGATAG
- a CDS encoding nitrate reductase associated protein, with the protein MTYFQFEADFVESLRCIPMFVRMKLDTCGVKLKLHHWHQFLQTERQQLVDMPCQTPREIQQYRQYLQNLVQQHTGSPAKELEIDDSPAWLDPHSVPQATAEKAQSMGVDLHPQQWLQLTPLQRFALIKLSRKGHENKNFYPALQEFGLVASSRSPI; encoded by the coding sequence ATGACCTACTTTCAATTTGAAGCAGACTTCGTAGAAAGCTTGCGCTGCATTCCCATGTTCGTACGCATGAAACTAGATACCTGTGGTGTCAAACTAAAATTGCATCACTGGCATCAGTTTCTCCAGACAGAACGCCAGCAGTTGGTAGATATGCCTTGCCAGACGCCAAGGGAAATTCAACAGTACCGGCAATATTTGCAAAATTTGGTGCAACAGCATACCGGCAGCCCCGCTAAAGAACTTGAGATTGATGATTCCCCAGCATGGTTGGACCCGCATAGCGTTCCGCAAGCAACGGCAGAAAAAGCCCAATCCATGGGAGTTGACCTCCATCCCCAGCAGTGGTTGCAGCTAACGCCCTTGCAGCGTTTTGCCCTCATCAAATTAAGCCGCAAAGGTCATGAAAACAAAAACTTTTATCCCGCCTTGCAAGAATTTGGGTTGGTGGCGTCGTCGCGATCGCCCATTTGA
- a CDS encoding nitrate reductase yields the protein MTKTLCPYCGVGCGLDVSPPAQAGKKTHRDSQGHPIWKAAGDRDHPSSKGMVCVKGATVTESLHKDRLKYPMMRDSLDEPLQKVTWETALNRIASRLQEILATQGPDAICLYGSGQLQTEDYYVAQKLMKGCLGTNNFDANSRLCMSSAVAAYTQSFGADGPPCCYDDLEQTDCAFLIGTNTAECHPIVFNRFRKYHKRNRHVKLIVVDPRTTKTAEPADLHLAIEPGTDIDLLHGIGHLLLKWGIIDGPLIEDCTQGFPQYAQILRQYPPDWVASRCGIEEEDLKQAARYWAESERVLSMWSMGINQSSEGTAKARSLIDLHLMTGNIGKPGAGPFSLTGQPNAMGGREAGGLAHILPGYRSVKNAQHRAQVEQFWGLPAGRISPYPGRSAWEMITGLEMGDVGCFWVVATNPAVSMPDIERAQAAMERSPLTVYQDAYYPTETVRYAHVVLPAAQWSEKTGTMTNSERVVTLCPAFRHPPGQAKADWEIFAEVGRRLGFVDEFNFADAAAVHGEFVQLTRDRPCDMTGISHQKLQEYGPIQWPHTDTSAEPPAYPQRLYTDLFFHTPNRRARFAAAQAQGLAELRDENHPYILTTGRLYGHWHTQTRTGRIEKITKMHPEPFLEIHPRDARKLDIQDGHLVEVRSRRGKAKFPAKITKAIAPGTVFIPMHWGFLWGEDWQANAMTHAHADPDSLQPELKACAVQLIPVNPQTSELESPETETREESLV from the coding sequence ATGACGAAAACCCTATGTCCTTACTGCGGTGTTGGTTGTGGCTTAGACGTATCCCCACCCGCCCAAGCAGGCAAAAAGACCCACCGCGACAGCCAAGGCCATCCCATTTGGAAAGCAGCAGGCGATCGCGACCATCCTTCTAGCAAAGGCATGGTGTGCGTTAAAGGTGCTACCGTCACCGAGTCCCTACACAAAGATCGTCTTAAATATCCCATGATGCGAGATTCCTTAGATGAGCCCCTCCAAAAAGTTACTTGGGAAACGGCCTTGAACCGCATTGCCAGTCGCTTGCAAGAAATACTAGCAACCCAAGGTCCGGATGCCATTTGCCTCTATGGTTCCGGTCAGTTGCAAACGGAAGATTATTACGTTGCCCAAAAACTCATGAAAGGTTGCTTGGGGACCAACAACTTCGATGCCAACTCCCGGCTGTGTATGTCTTCTGCTGTAGCTGCCTATACCCAAAGCTTTGGCGCTGACGGTCCTCCCTGCTGCTACGACGATTTGGAACAAACCGATTGTGCGTTTCTCATTGGTACCAACACCGCCGAATGCCATCCTATTGTTTTCAACCGCTTCCGCAAGTACCACAAGCGCAACCGACATGTAAAACTGATTGTTGTAGACCCACGCACCACCAAAACAGCCGAACCAGCCGATTTGCATCTAGCCATCGAACCGGGAACGGATATTGATTTGCTCCACGGCATCGGTCATTTGTTACTTAAGTGGGGTATTATCGATGGACCGTTGATTGAAGATTGCACTCAAGGCTTTCCCCAATACGCTCAAATCTTGCGCCAGTATCCCCCCGACTGGGTAGCAAGTCGCTGTGGTATTGAGGAAGAAGATTTAAAACAAGCAGCTCGATATTGGGCAGAATCGGAACGGGTGCTTTCTATGTGGTCCATGGGCATCAACCAATCCAGCGAAGGTACGGCCAAGGCGCGATCGCTCATCGATCTACATTTAATGACGGGAAACATAGGCAAACCAGGGGCAGGACCCTTTTCCCTCACCGGTCAACCCAATGCCATGGGAGGTCGTGAAGCCGGGGGATTGGCGCATATTCTGCCTGGGTATCGTTCCGTTAAAAATGCCCAACACCGCGCCCAGGTGGAACAATTCTGGGGATTGCCAGCGGGTCGTATCTCCCCCTATCCCGGTCGTTCCGCTTGGGAGATGATAACCGGTTTGGAAATGGGGGATGTGGGATGTTTTTGGGTAGTAGCTACCAATCCCGCTGTAAGTATGCCTGACATCGAACGCGCGCAAGCTGCCATGGAGCGATCGCCCTTGACCGTGTACCAGGATGCTTACTATCCTACGGAAACAGTCCGCTACGCTCACGTGGTACTACCCGCTGCCCAATGGAGTGAAAAAACCGGTACCATGACCAATTCCGAACGGGTGGTCACCCTTTGCCCTGCTTTTCGCCATCCCCCCGGGCAAGCCAAAGCCGATTGGGAAATTTTCGCCGAAGTGGGGCGGCGATTGGGATTTGTCGATGAATTTAACTTTGCCGATGCGGCAGCAGTGCATGGGGAATTTGTGCAACTGACCCGCGATCGCCCCTGCGATATGACCGGTATCAGCCATCAAAAATTACAAGAATACGGTCCCATTCAATGGCCGCATACCGATACGTCAGCAGAACCACCAGCTTATCCCCAACGCCTCTATACCGATCTTTTCTTTCACACACCCAACCGCCGCGCCCGATTTGCCGCCGCCCAAGCCCAAGGATTGGCAGAACTGCGGGATGAGAATCATCCTTATATTCTCACCACCGGCAGACTTTACGGTCACTGGCACACGCAAACCAGAACGGGGCGCATTGAAAAAATCACCAAAATGCATCCAGAACCTTTTTTGGAAATCCATCCCCGGGATGCGCGCAAGTTGGATATCCAGGATGGCCATCTCGTGGAAGTGCGATCGCGCCGGGGCAAGGCGAAATTTCCGGCAAAAATCACCAAAGCGATCGCGCCGGGAACCGTTTTCATACCCATGCACTGGGGATTTCTTTGGGGCGAAGATTGGCAAGCCAACGCCATGACCCACGCCCACGCCGATCCCGATTCGTTACAACCAGAACTGAAAGCCTGTGCGGTGCAACTAATACCAGTTAACCCACAAACATCAGAACTCGAATCGCCAGAAACAGAAACAAGGGAGGAATCGCTGGTATGA
- a CDS encoding MFS transporter: MLRNLLSFDGRYRILHMTWFAFFLTFVIWFNFAPLATTVKEQMGLSEDQIRTLAICNVALTVPSRVIIGILLDKYGPRLTYSILLVFSVIPCMMFALANNFSMLVVSRLLLGIVGAGFVIGIRMVSEWFPPREVGFAEGIYGGWGNFGSAFSAFTLPSVALGLAVFSGNDANWRLAIALTGIAGAVYGIIYWFGVEDTPPGRTYHRPERHGAIEVTSRKDFWLLLAMNLPILGVLALLAWRLSNVGFLSTLQLYLVWLVLVGLYLVKAYKCWEVNKDLMRGQKYYPPEDRYDFKQVAMLELTYVTNFGSELAVVSMLPAFFETTFGLSAAFAGAIASSYAFMNLFSRASGGLISDRLGSRKWTMVVLLAAMGIGYLMLSTVNNSWWIPAAIALTMLCSFFVQAAEGSTYSIVPLVKKRLTGQISGNVGAYGNVGAVCYLTAYSLLPSGAVGDRIFFQVLGVAGLMVAFLCWFFLKEPKNSFADDYEGYEGEEGLVAATSKIDPAGNTVQDWS; this comes from the coding sequence ATGTTGAGAAATTTGCTTTCTTTTGACGGTCGCTACCGCATTTTACACATGACCTGGTTTGCTTTTTTCCTAACCTTCGTCATTTGGTTTAATTTTGCACCCCTAGCGACTACAGTGAAAGAACAAATGGGTCTGAGTGAAGACCAAATTCGTACCCTCGCGATTTGCAATGTAGCTTTAACTGTGCCCTCGCGGGTAATTATCGGTATTTTGCTGGATAAATACGGTCCTCGTCTTACCTATTCCATTCTTTTGGTATTTTCAGTCATCCCTTGCATGATGTTCGCTTTGGCAAACAATTTCAGCATGTTGGTGGTTAGCCGCTTGCTGTTGGGAATTGTGGGGGCTGGCTTTGTCATCGGTATTCGCATGGTTTCGGAATGGTTTCCTCCCCGGGAAGTTGGTTTTGCTGAAGGCATCTACGGCGGTTGGGGGAATTTTGGTTCTGCCTTTTCTGCTTTTACGCTGCCTTCGGTGGCTTTGGGATTGGCAGTCTTTTCCGGGAATGATGCTAACTGGCGTTTGGCAATTGCTTTGACTGGTATAGCTGGTGCTGTTTATGGCATTATTTACTGGTTTGGTGTGGAAGATACGCCGCCTGGGAGAACTTACCACAGACCGGAACGTCATGGCGCGATCGAAGTAACCAGTCGCAAGGATTTCTGGCTGCTGTTGGCGATGAACTTGCCCATTCTCGGGGTTTTGGCATTGCTGGCTTGGCGTTTGAGCAATGTTGGGTTTCTCTCGACCTTGCAACTGTATTTGGTTTGGCTGGTTTTGGTGGGGCTGTATTTGGTGAAAGCTTACAAATGCTGGGAGGTTAATAAAGATTTGATGCGCGGTCAGAAATACTATCCTCCCGAAGACCGTTACGATTTCAAACAAGTAGCTATGCTGGAGCTAACCTATGTGACCAACTTTGGGTCGGAACTGGCGGTGGTATCCATGTTGCCTGCGTTTTTTGAAACCACGTTTGGTTTGTCAGCAGCATTTGCTGGTGCGATCGCTTCTAGCTATGCGTTTATGAATCTTTTTTCCCGTGCTAGTGGCGGGTTGATTTCCGATCGCTTGGGTAGCCGCAAGTGGACTATGGTGGTGTTACTGGCAGCGATGGGCATTGGTTACTTGATGCTCAGTACTGTCAACAATAGCTGGTGGATTCCCGCTGCGATCGCGTTGACCATGCTATGTTCCTTTTTTGTACAAGCCGCCGAAGGCTCCACCTATTCCATCGTTCCCCTGGTGAAAAAGCGCCTCACCGGTCAAATTTCCGGCAATGTTGGTGCATACGGCAATGTTGGGGCTGTTTGCTATCTGACAGCCTACAGTTTGTTACCCAGCGGTGCTGTGGGCGATCGCATCTTTTTCCAAGTTTTGGGTGTTGCTGGTTTGATGGTAGCTTTTCTCTGCTGGTTCTTTCTTAAAGAGCCAAAAAATTCCTTTGCCGATGACTACGAAGGCTACGAAGGGGAAGAAGGCTTAGTTGCCGCTACCAGCAAAATCGATCCTGCAGGAAATACTGTCCAAGACTGGTCGTAA
- a CDS encoding formate/nitrite transporter family protein, with translation MDYTAPREVLKKMAQAGEFKTRLAVKDMLIRGFYSGFLLGIATTLAMTVAVQTGIPFVAALIFPWAFVLIILFGTELVTGNFALMAVARLSGLTRWGLIAKNWLWVYLGNFLGCLIAGLAISFSLTNAFTIEPNEVAQKIMSIAETRTIGIGEMGANGFLLMVVRGILCNILVCLGVMLGVVSQSVPGKVLTCWLPIMTFVALGLEHIVVNMFFILTGMMLGSPISGTEMVFWNFLPVTIGNLIGGALFVGFLFYTTYGENLRPRIATVSSSEEAVEGQAK, from the coding sequence ATGGACTATACGGCACCTCGCGAAGTACTGAAGAAAATGGCCCAAGCTGGCGAGTTTAAAACGCGGCTGGCAGTCAAAGATATGTTGATTCGTGGCTTTTATTCTGGTTTTCTACTAGGTATTGCTACCACCCTGGCTATGACTGTGGCAGTGCAAACGGGGATTCCATTTGTGGCGGCGTTGATTTTTCCCTGGGCTTTTGTTTTGATTATCCTGTTTGGTACGGAATTGGTAACGGGTAATTTTGCTTTAATGGCAGTAGCCAGACTATCTGGATTGACCCGATGGGGATTAATTGCTAAGAACTGGCTTTGGGTGTATTTGGGAAATTTTTTAGGCTGTCTGATTGCTGGATTGGCGATTAGTTTTTCCCTGACCAATGCATTTACCATCGAACCGAATGAAGTCGCCCAAAAAATTATGTCAATTGCCGAAACCAGAACGATTGGTATCGGTGAAATGGGTGCTAATGGATTTTTATTGATGGTTGTTCGCGGCATTCTTTGCAATATTTTGGTTTGTTTGGGAGTCATGCTGGGCGTGGTCAGTCAATCGGTTCCTGGAAAGGTGTTAACTTGCTGGTTGCCTATTATGACTTTTGTTGCCCTGGGTTTGGAGCATATTGTGGTGAATATGTTCTTTATTTTAACAGGGATGATGTTGGGGTCTCCCATTAGCGGAACGGAAATGGTTTTCTGGAATTTTCTTCCGGTAACTATTGGTAATTTAATTGGCGGTGCTTTGTTTGTTGGTTTTCTATTCTATACTACTTATGGCGAGAATTTGCGTCCCAGAATTGCTACGGTTTCTTCTTCGGAGGAGGCTGTAGAAGGGCAAGCTAAATAG
- the cynS gene encoding cyanase, whose protein sequence is MKQFPEITSKLLSAKKQKGVTFADLEKAVGRDEVWIAAVIYRQASADSEEAHNIVSALGLPPDLAEELTEPPVKGSLDPQIPTDPLIYRLYEIMQVYGMPVKSVVHEKFGDGIMSAIDFTFDVEKVEDPKGDRVRMIMEGKFLPYKKW, encoded by the coding sequence ATGAAACAATTCCCAGAGATTACTAGCAAACTCTTGAGTGCGAAAAAGCAAAAAGGCGTTACCTTTGCCGACTTGGAAAAAGCAGTGGGAAGGGATGAAGTTTGGATTGCTGCTGTTATTTATCGTCAGGCAAGTGCCGATAGCGAAGAAGCCCATAACATTGTTTCTGCTCTGGGATTGCCACCCGATTTAGCCGAAGAATTAACCGAACCGCCAGTGAAAGGTTCTTTAGATCCTCAAATTCCTACGGACCCTTTAATTTATCGCCTGTACGAAATTATGCAGGTTTATGGTATGCCCGTGAAAAGTGTCGTTCACGAAAAATTTGGCGATGGCATTATGAGTGCGATTGACTTTACCTTTGATGTGGAAAAAGTCGAAGACCCTAAAGGCGATCGCGTCAGAATGATTATGGAAGGCAAGTTTTTACCCTACAAAAAATGGTAG